A genomic region of Fusobacterium sp. DD2 contains the following coding sequences:
- a CDS encoding YlmH/Sll1252 family protein, producing the protein MDRKKFQNMFSEIDEFLIASLCDDIELCENIDYPVYTKYFFPPQLCKKVSDMSIGNIRFALCGLNENCEKNMIGIYPEEYKDILEFSVRYFKITNKSKFKALEHKDYLGSIMGLGIKRELMGDLIVEEDSCYGIAGEEIYAVIKEKLDVVGRNPVEIEEIDRSSIPQSKFEEINETVSSLRLDNMVSAVANLSRTKGLDLINNGDVSINYVQVRDKSAEIKEGDIITIRKNGKYIFEKQNGESKKGKLRIFVKKFV; encoded by the coding sequence TTGGACAGGAAAAAATTTCAGAATATGTTTTCAGAGATTGATGAGTTTTTAATAGCTTCTCTCTGTGATGATATTGAGTTATGCGAGAATATAGACTATCCAGTATATACAAAGTATTTTTTTCCACCACAGCTTTGTAAAAAGGTAAGTGATATGAGTATTGGAAATATCAGATTTGCATTGTGTGGCCTAAATGAAAATTGTGAAAAAAATATGATTGGGATATATCCTGAAGAGTATAAAGATATTTTAGAATTTTCAGTGAGATATTTTAAAATAACTAACAAATCAAAATTTAAAGCATTGGAACATAAGGATTATCTTGGAAGTATTATGGGACTGGGAATTAAAAGAGAACTTATGGGTGATTTGATTGTGGAAGAGGACTCCTGTTACGGTATAGCTGGAGAGGAGATATATGCTGTTATTAAAGAAAAACTTGATGTAGTAGGAAGAAATCCTGTAGAGATAGAAGAGATTGACAGAAGCAGTATTCCTCAGTCAAAATTTGAAGAGATAAATGAAACAGTAAGCTCCTTAAGACTTGATAATATGGTATCTGCAGTTGCTAATTTATCCAGAACTAAAGGACTTGACCTCATCAATAATGGGGATGTGAGTATAAACTATGTTCAAGTAAGAGATAAGAGTGCTGAGATAAAAGAGGGAGATATTATAACTATAAGAAAAAATGGTAAATATATTTTTGAAAAACAAAATGGGGAGAGTAAAAAAGGAAAACTGAGAATTTTTGTAAAAAAATTTGTTTAA
- the pssA gene encoding CDP-diacylglycerol--serine O-phosphatidyltransferase, giving the protein MVKRKYIAPNAITAANMFLGYLSITASIKGEFIQAIWFIILAMVCDGLDGKTARKLDAFSEFGKEFDSFSDAVSFGLAPSFLVYTTLSAINPTNSFILPVSFIYALCGVMRLVKFNIVTVASNEKDDFSGMPIPNAAAMVCSYLLASHYLQKNFGIDMFNVEIFMAITVIAAVLMVSTIKFKTPDRAFSFIPKKLGGVFIIVIIATLKYSLFVVSFFYVLLNLSHFVTKVFEGNRDDNDKELIDVIEEVTDEEEEEKK; this is encoded by the coding sequence ATGGTAAAAAGAAAATATATTGCTCCAAATGCAATTACAGCAGCGAACATGTTTTTAGGATATTTGAGTATCACTGCATCTATAAAAGGGGAATTTATTCAAGCTATATGGTTTATAATTTTAGCTATGGTATGTGATGGTTTAGATGGTAAAACTGCAAGAAAACTTGATGCTTTCAGTGAATTTGGTAAAGAGTTTGACTCTTTCTCTGACGCTGTATCTTTTGGACTTGCACCTAGTTTCTTAGTTTATACTACACTTTCTGCAATTAACCCAACAAACTCTTTCATACTGCCAGTTTCATTTATATATGCACTATGTGGGGTAATGAGACTTGTTAAATTTAATATTGTTACAGTAGCATCTAATGAAAAAGATGACTTCAGCGGTATGCCTATTCCAAATGCAGCAGCTATGGTATGTTCATACTTACTTGCTTCTCACTATCTACAAAAAAACTTCGGTATTGATATGTTTAATGTAGAGATATTTATGGCAATCACTGTTATTGCAGCTGTGCTAATGGTAAGTACTATTAAATTTAAAACTCCAGACAGAGCATTCTCATTTATACCTAAAAAACTTGGTGGAGTATTCATAATAGTAATAATTGCTACACTTAAATACAGTTTATTTGTTGTTTCATTCTTCTATGTATTACTAAACCTATCTCACTTTGTTACAAAGGTATTTGAAGGAAATCGTGATGATAACGATAAAGAACTTATTGATGTAATTGAAGAAGTAACAGATGAGGAAGAAGAAGAGAAAAAATAG
- the rpoN gene encoding RNA polymerase factor sigma-54 produces the protein MDFKLNLKQEQKLILTQEMQTSINILQMSMTDLKKYIENETKSNPAVEVVYKSGNLKNRDEEESNPLDILSDEETLTDVLEEQLRYLSLDDITKEVCIFIINNLDHRGYLGLPKEEIIKFFDISSIQLKNAFNIIYTLDPKGVGAENLKDCLKIQLRDKNYEDSTIYKIIDYYLEDLALQKFDSIGEELGIAGEKVKSYLYDIQKLNPIPARGYYTGSNSNFVIPDATIYTENGKLQFSINEDLMPKVYVNTSYKADTPQGKRYLERISYISKSIERRRDTLNRLLENLILKQEDFFFKGKKFLKTLTMKEVAHDLELHESTISRAVNDKYLDTPQGIISMKSLFILDANVNRIKDKIEEIIENENRKYPFSDTQIAQLLEKAGFTIARRTVAKYREEIGYDSSRKRKK, from the coding sequence TTGGATTTTAAACTGAATTTGAAACAGGAACAGAAACTTATTCTTACCCAGGAGATGCAGACATCTATAAATATATTACAGATGTCTATGACAGATTTAAAAAAATATATTGAAAATGAAACTAAGTCAAATCCTGCTGTAGAGGTAGTCTATAAAAGTGGAAATCTCAAAAACAGAGATGAAGAGGAGAGTAATCCTCTTGATATATTAAGTGATGAGGAGACTCTAACTGATGTTTTAGAAGAGCAACTGAGGTATCTATCTCTTGATGATATTACAAAAGAGGTATGTATCTTTATAATCAACAATCTGGATCACAGAGGATATCTGGGACTTCCTAAAGAGGAGATAATAAAATTCTTTGATATCTCTTCTATACAGCTTAAAAATGCTTTTAACATCATCTATACTCTTGACCCTAAAGGTGTAGGAGCAGAAAATTTAAAAGATTGTCTTAAGATACAGCTAAGAGATAAGAACTATGAGGATAGTACAATTTATAAAATAATTGATTATTATCTTGAGGATTTAGCACTTCAAAAATTTGATTCTATAGGAGAGGAACTTGGGATAGCTGGAGAAAAAGTCAAATCATATCTCTACGATATCCAGAAACTCAATCCAATACCTGCCAGAGGTTACTATACAGGTTCAAATTCAAATTTTGTCATACCAGACGCAACTATATATACTGAAAATGGAAAACTCCAGTTTAGTATAAATGAGGACCTCATGCCAAAGGTATATGTAAATACCTCATATAAAGCTGATACTCCTCAGGGAAAAAGATATTTAGAGCGTATTTCATATATAAGTAAAAGTATAGAAAGACGACGTGATACACTTAATAGACTTCTTGAAAATCTGATTTTAAAGCAGGAAGATTTCTTTTTTAAAGGTAAAAAGTTTTTAAAAACTCTTACAATGAAAGAGGTAGCTCATGATCTTGAGCTCCATGAATCAACTATTTCCAGAGCTGTAAATGATAAGTATCTGGATACTCCTCAGGGAATAATATCTATGAAATCTCTATTTATACTTGATGCCAATGTAAACAGAATAAAAGATAAGATAGAGGAGATAATAGAAAATGAAAATAGAAAATATCCATTTTCAGATACTCAGATTGCACAGCTTCTTGAAAAAGCAGGTTTTACAATAGCTAGAAGAACAGTTGCAAAATATCGTGAAGAAATTGGCTATGATTCAAGTAGAAAACGCAAAAAATGA